In Equus przewalskii isolate Varuska chromosome 15, EquPr2, whole genome shotgun sequence, a single genomic region encodes these proteins:
- the GP9 gene encoding platelet glycoprotein IX — protein sequence MGRGFRRARAEWPYLVATISCLTQSCHHSLNRTVQATGGVPRPQASQPACSMPAWGALFLLWAAAEATKDCPTQCTCHALETMGLRVDCEGRGLTDLPALPVHTRHLLLANNSLRSIPPGAFDHLPQLRTLDVLNNPWHCDCSLTYLRLWLEDRVPEALLLVRCATPDLATSRPLGQLTGYQLGNCGWQQQASWTPPGVWGLVALVVVAVLGLVLLAGLLCTTIQPLD from the exons ATGGGAAGGGGATTCAGAAGGGCGAGGGCAGAGTGGCCCTACCTAG TGGCCACCATCAGCTGCCTCACACagagctgccaccacagcctcAACAGGACAGTTCAGGCCACAGGAGGGGTGCCTCGACCACAGGCCTCACAG CCAGCCTGCTCAATGCCTGCCTGGGGGGCCCTCTTCCTGCTCTGGGCTGCGGCGGAGGCCACCAAGGACTGTCCCACACAGTGCACCTGCCACGCCCTGGAAACCATGGGGCTGCGGGTGGACTGCGAGGGGCGGGGACTCACAGACCTGCCTGCCCTGCCGGTCCACACCCGCCACCTCCTGCTGGCCAATAACAGCCTTCGCTCCATACCCCCGGGTGCCTTCGACCACCTGCCCCAGCTGCGGACCCTCGATGTGCTGAACAACCCCTGGCACTGTGACTGCAGCCTCACCTACCTGCGCCTCTGGCTGGAGGACCGCGTGCCCGAGGCCCTGCTGCTTGTTCGCTGTGCCACCCCCGACCTCGCCACCAGCCGCCCGCTGGGCCAGCTGACAGGCTACCAGCTGGGCAACTGTGGCTGGCAGCAGCAGGCATCCTGGACCCCCCCGGGAGTCTGGGGGCTTGTGGCACTGGTTGTCGTGGCCGTGCTGGGCCTCGTTCTCCTGGCTGGCCTGCTATGCACCACCATACAGCCCCTGGACTGA